Proteins encoded in a region of the Excalfactoria chinensis isolate bCotChi1 chromosome 16, bCotChi1.hap2, whole genome shotgun sequence genome:
- the SMARCB1 gene encoding SWI/SNF-related matrix-associated actin-dependent regulator of chromatin subfamily B member 1, which translates to MMMMALSKTFGQKPVKFQLEEDGEFYMIGSEVGNYLRMFRGSLYKRYPSLWRRLATVEERKKIVASSHENQRSHSPRRYHGYTTLATSVTLLKASEVEEILDGNDEKYKAVSISTEPPTYLREQKAKRNNQWVPTLPNSSHHLDAVPCSTTINRNRMGRDKKRTFPLCFDDHDPAVIHENASQPEVLVPIRLDMEIDGQKLRDAFTWNMNEKLMTPEMFSEILCDDLDLNPLTFVPAIASAIRQQIESYPTDSILEDQSDQRVIIKLNIHVGNISLVDQFEWDMSEKENSPEKFALKLCSELGLGGEFVTTIAYSIRGQLSWHQKTYAFSENPLPTVEIAIRNTGDADQWCPLLETLTDAEMEKKIRDQDRNTRRMRRLANTAPAW; encoded by the exons ATGATGATGATGGCGCTGAGCAAAACCTTTGGGCAGAAGCCCGTCAAGTTCCAGCTGGAGGAGGACGGCGAATTCTATATGATCGGCTCCGAG gtGGGGAATTACCTGCGTATGTTCCGGGGCTCACTGTACAAGAGGTATCCCTCACTCTGGAGGCGACTAGCCACAgtagaagaaaggaagaagatagTGGCATCTTCACATG AAAATCAGCGGTCTCACAGTCCAAGAAGAT ATCATGGATATACAACATTAGCCACCAGTGTGACACTGTTAAAGGCCTCTGAAGTGGAAGAGATCTTGGATGGAAATGATGAGAAATACAAGGCAGTGTCTATCAGCACAGAACCTCCCACCTACCTCAG agaacagaaggCAAAGAGGAACAACCAATGGGTGCCGACACTGCCCAACAGCTCTCATCACCTGGATGCAGTGCCGTGTTCAACAACGATTAACAGAAATCGCATGGGCAGGGACAAGAAGAGGACTTTCCCTCTGTG CTTTGATGACCATGACCCAGCAGTCATCCATGAGAACGCATCCCAGCCAGAGGTTCTGGTTCCAATCAGGCTTGATATGGAAATTGATGGACAGAAACTCAGAGATGCATTTACATGGAACATGAATG AAAAGCTGATGACCCCAGAAATGTTCTCAGAGATTCTTTGTGATGACCTGGATTTGAATCCTCTGACCTTTGTCCCTGCTATTGCCTCTGCCATCCGACAACAGATCGAATCTTACCCAACTGACAGCATCCTAGAGGATCAGTCAGACCAGCGCGTTATTATTAAG CTTAACATCCACGTAGGGAACATCTCCCTTGTAGACCAGTTTGAATGGGACATGTCAGAGAAGGAGAATTCACCAGAGAAGTTTGCCTTgaagctgtgctcagagcttGGCCTGGGTGGGGAGTTTGTCACTACTATTGCCTACAGCATCCGGGGACAGCTGAGCTGGCATCAGAAGACATATGCCTTCAG tgagaacCCTTTGCCGACTGTGGAAATCGCAATTCGCAACACAGGGGACGCTGACCAGTGGTGCCCTCTTCTGGAAACCCTCACAGACGCTGAGATGGAGAAGAAGATCAGAGATCAGGACAGAAATACGAG GCGCATGAGACGTTTGGCCAACACTGCTCCAGCCTGGTAA
- the MMP11 gene encoding stromelysin-3, translated as MSEPARPGRSSPPGMVRPPLPAAALLAAALLHCAPAAPARRHKPDISRKHHTWKEQSPWLSSLVGTGVPAKGYPMGADEQAARWNPPRCGVPDLPVLPDGQNGRNRQKRFVLSGGRWDKTDLTYKIIRFPWQLVKTKVRRTIEEALKVWSDVTPLTFTEVQEGRADIVIDFTRYWHGDNLPFDGPGGILAHAFFPKTHREGDVHFDYDETWTIGNNLGTDLLQVAAHEFGHVLGLQHTTVSKSLMSPFYIFRYPLSLSEDDKQGIQYLYGKPKLDPNPTPTQPAELPQPDLETNEITNVKAVQPNACETAFDAAATIRGELFFFTSRYVWRLRAGKLQAGYPALASRHWQGIPSSVDATFEDPLGNIWFFQDSQYWIYDGERRVSGPTPTVELGLPASPVQAALVWGAEKNKIYIFSGGNYWRFNPRTRQVDNIYPRTMADWRGVPQEIDAAFQDELGFAYFLRGRDYWKFDPVQVKVLEGYPRQISQDFFSCTPSSNSFR; from the exons ATGTCCGAGCCCGCCCGCCCCGGTCGCTCCTCGCCGCCCGGCATGGTCCGCCCGCCGCTGCCCGCCGCCGCGCTGCTCGCCGCCGCCCTGCTGCACTGCGCGCCCGccgcgcccgcccgccgccacAAGCCG gACATATCTCGAAAACATCATACCTGGAAGGAGCAGAGTCCCTGGCTTTCATCCCTGGTGGGGACTGGTGTGCCTGCCAAGGGCTATCCCATGGGTGCAGATGAGCAGGCAGCACGCTGGAACCCACCCCGTTGTGGTGTGCCAGACCTCCCGGTGCTGCCGGACGGCCAGAATGGGCGGAACAGGCAGAAACGCTTTGTCCTTTCTGGGGGACGCTGGGACAAGACTGATCTCACCTACAA AATTATCAGATTTCCGTGGCAACTTGTCAAAACCAAGGTGAGAAGGACCATTGAGGAGGCTCTGAAAGTCTGGAGTGATGTGACACCACTGACCTTCACTGAGGTTCAGGAGGGCCGGGCTGACATAGTCATTGATTTCACAAG GTACTGGCATGGTGACAATTTGCCCTTTGATGGGCCCGGAGGGATCCTGGCACACGCATTCTTCCCCAAGACACATCGGGAAGGAGATGTCCATTTTGACTATGATGAGACCTGGACCATCGGGAACAACCTGG GCACTGACCTCCTCCAGGTGGCTGCTCATGAATTTGGCCACGTGCTGGGCCTGCAGCACACAACTGTCTCCAAGTCACTGATGTCTCCTTTCTACATCTTCCGCTACCCACTAAGTCTGAGCGAGGATGACAAGCAAGGTATCCAGTACCTCTATGGGAAACCCAAACTGgatcccaacccaaccccaacacagccagcagagctgccccagccAGACCTTGAAACAAATGAGATCACCAACGTGAAG GCTGTGCAGCCCAATGCTTGTGAGACAGCTTTTGATGCTGCAGCCACCATCCGAGGAGAGCTGTTCTTCTTCACATCTCGCTACGTGTGGCGGCTCcgagctggaaagctgcaggcTGGCTACCCAGCTTTGGCCTCACGTCACTGGCAGGGGATCCCAAGCTCTGTCGACGCCACCTTCGAGGACCCTCTGGGCAATATCTGGTTTTTCCAAG ATTCTCAGTACTGGATTTATGACGGCGAGAGACGGGTCTCTGGTCCCACACCAACTGTAGAGCTGGGcctccctgcttctcctgtgCAGGCAGCTCTGGTGTGGGGGGCAGAGAAGAACAAGATCTACATCTTCAGTGGAGGCAACTACTGGCGCTTCAACCCTCGCACGCGCCAGGTGGACAACATCTACCCCCGGACCATGGCTGACTGGCGTGGCGTCCCACAGGAGATCGATGCTGCTTTTCAGGATGAGTTGG GTTTTGCCTATTTCCTGAGAGGCCGAGACTACTGGAAGTTTGACCCCGTGCAGGTGAAGGTTCTGGAAGGTTACCCGCGTCAGATCAGCCAGGACTTCTTCAGCTGCACACCTTCCTCCAACTCCTTCCGATGA